CTACCACATGCGAATCTGAAAGTTCAAGGATCTTATCGATGAGCAGAAAAGGTGGCCTGTGCGGCATCAGGCGCATAATGCCGTTGATGTCGAAAACAGGTTCTTTGGTGATGTCGATATCGGGAACATTCTTTTTTTTCTGAAGCTTCCACTGGCGGTTAAGTTTTTTCGCAAACTGCGTGTTAACAAAGTGTCCGGGCTTGTTCGCGATCACTTTACCTTTAATCTTAACTCCTACCAATGCGAGGTCACCAATTACATCAAGCAGTTTATGTCTCGCGGCTTCGTTCGGATAATTTAATGTAAGGTTGTCTAAAATTCCGTTCGGACGGATTGAAACATTATCTTTTCCGAAAGCTTTTTTAAGTTTGTCGGATGTTTCAGGTGTTAATTCTTTATCTACATAAACAATTGCATTCGAAATGTCGCCGCCTTTAATTAAACCGGCATCGAGAAGCATCTCGAGTTCGTGCAGAAAGCTGAAAGTACGTGCTGAAGAAATTTCATCTTTAAATTCTGAAATATCTTTTAAAGTGGCGTTTTGGGTTCCCAATACTTTAGTACCGAAATCTACCATTGTTGTCACCTCGTAGGTTTCTGACGGAATAATAGTAATATCCGATCCGGTTGTCGGATCTGTGTAGCTAAGAACTTCTTTTACAACAAGATACTCGCGGTAAAGGTTTTGCTCCTCAATACCCGCTTTTTCGATGGCTTCCACGAAAAATTTAGAAGAACCGTCAAGAATTGGCGGCTCAGCGCTGTCCATTTCCAGAAATGCGTTATCGATATCGCAACCCACAAGAGCCGCCAACAGGTGTTCGCAGGTATGAATCCGTACGCCAAGTTTCTCCAGTGTTGTGCCTCTTTCTGTAGTGGTTACGTAATTTACGTCGGCTTCCACATGAGGCTGGCCTTCAAGATCCGTCCGTACAAAGACAAAACCGGTATTCTCTTTAGCGGGTTTTATGGTAAGTGTAACCTGTCTTCCTGTATGAAGACCAATTCCACAAAGCGAAATTTCCTCTTTTAAAGTTTTTTGTTTATCACTCACTGCTATTATTTTTTGAAGTGTTCTCAATGGCGGTAATCCGCTTTACGATTTCGGTAAAATTCCGGAAATGAACATAATTTCTTCTATATTCACCGGCATTTATGGCAGGTGATCCGTAGAGGACGTCGCCGTCCTTAGCTCCCGAATTCACACCACTTTGGGCCTGAATTTTCACCTGATTTCCAATATTGATATGGCCAACAATTCCAACCTGGCCGCCGATCTGGTTCCAGTCACCGATAGTTGTAGAGCCAGCGATGCCGGCCTGTGCTGCGATGACGTTGTTCTGGCCGATCTTTACGTTATGTGCGATCTGAATAAGATTGTCGATTTTAGTCCCTCTGCCGATGACGGTTGAACCTATCGTCCCGCGGTCAATACTGCAGTTTGAACCTATTTCCACATGATCTTCAAGAATTACATTGCCTAACTGCGGAATCTTCTGATAGCCGTCTTTGGTAGGCTGAAACCCGAAACCGTCTGAACCAATCACGGTGTTTGAGTGTATTACGCAGTCGTCGCCAACCACGCAGTAATCGTAGATGCGGACGCCACTGTAAATAATACAGTTCTTTCCAATCTTTACATTTTTGCCGATATAAACCTGAGGATAAATCTGGCTGCCGTCACCAATTTTTACTTTTTCCGAGACGCATGTGAAAGCACCCACATACACGTCCTCACCAACAGTGGCACTTTCGTGGAATACTGCGCCCTGTTCGATACCCGTTTTCCGGCCCTGCATCTCTTTGTAAAGATTCATGAGTACCTGGAATGAAAGGTAGGCATCTTCTACGGCGATAACGGTGGTGGGATAGGTTTCTGCAGTGAGCAGTTTTTCGGAAACAATAAGAACTGAGCATTTTGCTTTGCCGATATACTCAGCAAATCTTTCCTGTGCTACGAAGGAAAGATGCCCGGGTTCGCAGCTTTCAATTGGCGAAACGCCTGTGATGGTGGCATTTTCGTCACCTATAATTTTTCCGTCAATAAAAGCTGCAATCTGCGATGCGGTGAACTCCATATCCTGCAAAGATAGGAAAATCCCAAATATTGCAAAGGTTTTTTGCCGTTTGTGCAACCGCTTAAAGTTCCCTCGGAAATGCTAAAATAAACTTGGTGTTGGGTTGGTTGATTGCCGACGATAAAATCTGATTTTCAGAGCATTCGAGTGTTATCTTGCAGCCGTCTTTCTGAAGAAGATAGATCGGCTGCGTTTCGGTATTATACGGCAGCAGACTGATTGAAATCTGATCGACAAGTTGCGAGCCGATGTCTATTTTAAAAACTGTATTTGTACGCTCTATTTTTTCCTTAATAAATTCAGTATCAAAAGGTTTCGACGAGATAATACTCTTTGGAAAATTGCGCCGGATTATGCATTTACAAAGGTATGAAAGCATGAAATCATCATTATCCACCCAAGTTTTCATCGCCTGGATAACATCAGTATCATCGAGTTGTGTAAATCTGAAGATATCTTCTTCGGTGGCGTTTTCGAACAGTTTTTTATTAAGGAAATAGTTTAAGTTTTTTGACGCTGGAAGTGTTTTACCTTCGAAAACCAACGTTTTTGCGCGCGACAGGATCTTAACGAGCAGATGCTCCGCGAGCGCAGAAGTCTTGTGATAATAGACCTGCCAATACATGAACATACGCGCCGTAAGAAAGTTTTCAATCGAATAAATTCCTTTTGCGTCAATTACCAGTTCGTCATCCGACACGTTCATCATCGAGATAATTCGCTGCGTGTTTACATTTCCTTCCGAAACACCGGTGTAAAAACTGTCGCGTTTCAGATAATCGAGCCTGTCTACGTCCAGCTGGGAAGAAATTAACTGGTTGAAAAATTTCCGGTGATATTGCCCTTTAAACATTTGGATCGCCATCGAAAGTTCTCCGCCAAACTGCTCATTAAGCTTTTCCATCAGCAAAAGCGAGAGTTTCTCGTGATGCCAGCTGTGCATCAGCATATTCTCCAGTGCGTGCGAAAACGGCCCGTGACCGATATCGTGGAGCAAAATAGCGAGCATTGCCGATTTTTCTTCTTCTTTTGAAACTTCAACTCCTTTCAGCTTCAGCGTTTCAAGTGCGGTAAACATCAGATGCATCGCTCCCAACGCGTGATGAAATCTGGTGTGCGTCGCGCCCGGAAAAATTAAATTAAGCAAACCCGTCTGGGAAATCCGGCGAAGCCGCTGAAAATAAGGATGCTCAATCACATCATACAGAATTTCGTACGGTATCTTGATGAATCCGTAAACCGGATCATTAATTATCTTGAATTTATTCGTCATTTTTCCACAGTGCTTTCAGGTAAATATTGCCCAAATTTAGGGATTTACCGACAAAGATTTTTGCTCTGTCGCAACATGATTTCAACAAGTTTTTTAACGGAACTTTAACGGCCTCTTACATAAAAGTTGGCAATCTTTGGTTGTATTTTTGAGGACTTTAAAGAAAAAGTTTAAAAAGATTGGACTTTCTATACAAAAACTGAAATTTTTATATGGCAAAATTGATATGGATTGATGATGAAGTAGATTTACTTAAACCTCACATTGTGTTTCTAGAAAACAAAGGATATAAAGTTTCTCCTGTAAATAACGTGAACGAAGCGCTCGAAATGATTGAAAAAGAAAATTTTCAGCTCGCGCTTTTAGATGAAAACATGCCGGGAATTTCGGGCCTCGAAGCAATTCCGATGATTAAAAATATAGATTCGGCAATTAAGATCGTGATGGTAACCAAAAATGAGGAAGAGCACATTATGGAAGAAGCGATCGGTTCGCAGATTGCAGATTACATCCTTAAGCCTGTAAATCCGAATCAGGTGCTGCTTTCATTAAAGAAAAACCTTCAGGAAGATACTCTTGTAGAGCAAAAAACCATTCTGCAGTATCAACAGGAATTCCGAAACCTCTCGATGGAGCTTTCGTACATGAGAAGCTATCAGGATTGGGCGGAGTACTATAAAAAGATTGTCAATTGGGAAATTAAATTCGACAAAGTTTCGGATAATGAATTCTCTGATCTGCTGCAGTCTCAAAAAGAAGAAGCCAACATTCAGTTCTCAAAATTCATTGAAAACAACTATGAAGAATGGCTGCACGGTGGCGAAAAGCCGATGATGAGCCACACGCTTTTTAAAGATAAGATAAAGACGGAGGTAGAAAAAGAAAAGGTTTTGCTGCTGATGATCGATAATCTGCGGTATGACCAATGGAAAGTCATCGAGCCGCTTTTTACCAAATTTTATAACAAAACGTCAGAAGATTACTACTTCAGCATCCTGCCGACGGCTACGCAATATGCGCGTAACTCGTTCTTCGCCGGACTTTTACCGTCGGAGATCGAAAAAAGATTCCCGAATTATTGGTTTAACGACAACGAAGAAGGCAATAAAAATGAGCATGAGCGGGATTTTCTTGAAGATCAGATGAAAAGGTTAGGACTTTCAGGCAAATCAATGAAATACCTTAAAATCCTTAATGCCGATTTCGAAAGAAAGGTGCTTGATGATTTCAATCAGCATAAAAGCAACGACCTTCTTGTGATCGTCTATAACTTTATCGATATTTTATCGCATGCAAAGACAGATAATGTAATTGTAAATCAACTCATTAGAGATGACAAAACGTTCAGATCACTTACGTACAACTGGTTTGAAAATTCGTCGCTTCTTAAAATAATCAAGCAGGCTGCCGAAAACGGCTATAAACTGGTGATTACGACCGATCACGGAACGATCTACGTTAAAAAACCAAGCAAAGTTGTGGGAGACCGCGAAACCTCGACCAACATCCGCTACAAAACCGGCCGAAGCCTGACGTACGAAAACAGCGACGTGTGGGCAATTTCAAACCCTGAAAAACTGTTTTTGCCAAAAGGAAATTTAAGTTCGAAGTATATTTTCGCGAAGAATAACATTTTTCTGGCCTACCCGAAAAATTATAACCATTTCGTAAATTATTATAAAGAAACGTATCAGCACGGCGGTATTTCGCTTGAAGAAGTGATCATCCCAATAAGTATTTTAGAGCCCAAATAGTTTTTTTCATAGTTTATTTAATTTGGGCAGCGAGGCGGAAAAAATCAGCGATTTTTTCCGCCTTTTTTGTTGTATTTTCGGCACAGAATTCAGCCATACCAACCTATTCAACCCTTACATCAAATGAAAATTATATCCTATAACGTGAACGGAATTCGCGCAGCATTTACCAAAAACTTTGTTGGCTGGCTTGAAGTGGCCGATCCCGACATCATCTGTATACAGGAAAGCAAAGCGGGAAACGACCAGATCGATATCGAAAGTTTTGAGAAAATCGGTTACCACAGTTATTGGCACAGCGCGCAGAAGAAAGGATATTCGGGTGTAGGAATTGCTTCTAAAATAAAACCGAATTATGTGGAATACGGTTGCGGCATCGAACATTACGACTCCGAAGGGCGCATCATCAGGGCAGATTTTGATGATTTTTCGGTGATTTCAGTTTATGTGCCCTCTGCTTCCAACATTGAAAGGCTCGGTTATAAAATGGAGTTCTGCTATGATTTTCTTCAATACATTAAAAATTTAAAAAAAACCATTCCGAACCTCATCATTTCCGGAGACTTTAATATCTGCCATAAACCGATTGATATCCATAACCCCGAAGGTTTAAAAAACGCCTCAGGTTTTCTTCCGATTGAACGTGAATGGTTATCGAAATTTATCGACGAATGTGAACTGATAGACAGTTTCAGGTATTTTAATGACCAGCCCGATTATTATACATGGTGGAGCTATCGCCAAAATTCGCGGGAACGGAACAAAGGTTGGCGCCTTGATTATAATTTTGTTTCCAACTCCTTAAAAGAAAAACTTTCACGCGCTGTGATTCTAAAAGAAGTTTTCCACTCCGACCACTGCCCAGTTTTGGTAGAAATCAAACATTAAAAATGCTTTAGTGCACTGTGTATAAACCTAATACGTAATTGCTAACTACGCAATCATAACATCTATTCTATGATCACATCGCAATCCTCAGGGTTGTGACTGAGAATACTGTATTTTTGGTATGAGGTTTGATACGTTTAAGACAGGAATCCAGATTAAACTTTGTGTTCGCAAAGTGTTTAAACGGTGACTTCCGAAAGTTCTGTCTTTTTTTTGCACGAATTTCATAATTCTCAATTTTTTTGGTGCAGTTGTGCAGTCATAAAAAATGCTGGTAGTTTACTTTCGGTACGTTTTTCTTTCTGGCTCTTACTTAACATTAAAAAAAATTTATTATGGAAACACAAGTGCTTAAAACACACGGTAATCCTGATTATGACATGATTGTATTCTGTCATCTGCGTTGGGATTTCGTCTATCAAAGGCCGCAGCATATCATCAGCCGCCTTGCAAAAGATTACAAAATTTTAGTGGTGGAGGAACCAACACCTACACGTCTTAACGGACATTCACCGCTTGAAGTCCGCGAAATTACTGCTAACATCCACGTTTTCAGGCCGCCGGTTCAGAGTATTGAAAAGATTGGGGCTTTCCTTAAAAAACATCTGAAAAAACAAACCTTCCCGGTAGGCTGGTTTTACTCACCTGCGTTTATCCCTGTACTCGAACATCTTGAGTTCGACAGTGTTATTTACGACTGCATGGATGAACTATCCTTATTTAAAGGCGCCTCCGCTCATCTTATTGATCAGGAAAAACAGCTTCTGGCCGCAGCGGACATTGTTTATACCGGCGGGAAATCGCTGTACGAATCTAAAAAACAGAAACATCACAACGTGTACTGCTTCCCAAGTTCGGTAGATGTAGCGCACTTCGCTAATGAAAATGCCGAGTCCATTGAAAAGCCGTACGATCTGCGTGATATTCCGCAACCCATTGTTGGTTATTACGGCGTTATTGATGAGCGTATTGATCTTGAATTGTTGAAAAAGACCGCAGCAAAATGTGCTTCGACCTCATTTGTGATGATTGGCCCACTTTGTAAAATCGAAGAGCACGATCTTCCGAAGGCTGATAACATTTATTATTTGGGAATGAAATCGTATGAAGAGCTGCCGGCGTACCTTCACTACTTTGACATCGCAATGATGCCGTTCGCATTAAATGATTCAACGAAATATATCAGTCCGACGAAAACACTTGAATATATGTCGGCCTACAAACCAATTATCTCAACCAGAATTAAAGATGTAGTTCGTGATTACAGCCACTGCATTTCACTGGTTACGGATGAAAATGATTTTGCAGACGCAATTGAAAAAGCTCCGACAAGAGACCTCTCAGCTTATTCCGAGATTCTGGAGAAAACATCATGGGATGCAACCGCAGAAAAAATGAGTTCAATCATACAAAAAGTAATTGCATGACAGATATAGATATACTAATCGTCGGTGCCGGTATTTCCGGTGCTACGCTGGCGGAACGCTATGCAAATATTGGTAAAAAAGTACTTATCATTGAAAAACGCGATCATATTGCAGGAAACTGTTTCGATTATCTCGACGAAAACGGAATCCTCACCTCAAAATATGGCGCGCACCTATTTCATACCAATGAAAAGGATGTATGGGAGTATGTGAACCGCTTCGGCGAATGGTATCCGTGGGAACACCGCGTTGTTGCCCGCGTGGACGATAAAACTGTACCAATACCGGTAAACATCACCACTGTAAACACTTTATTCGGCACCAATATTTCCACTGAGGAAGAAATGAAACAATGGTTAGATAACAACCGTGTAGAATTTTCGCCCGCGAAAAACGGAGAAGAGGCAGTTTTGAACCGCGTTGGACCTGTGCTTTATGAGAAAATGTTTAAACATTACACCGTAAAGCAGTGGGATAAATATCCGGCCGAACTCCATGCATCAGTACTTGAAAGAATTCCGGTGCGAACCAATTATGATGACCGCTATTTTTCGGATGAATTTCAGGCCTTGCCAAAAGGTGGTTATACTAAGATTTTTGAGCAAATGCTTGATCACCCAAACATCACCGTCTTGCTGAACACCGACTATTTCGACGTGAAAGACCAGTACACAGGATACGAAAAACTGTTTTATACAGGCCCAGTCGACCGCTTTTTTGAGTTTAAAAAAGAACTTGACAAGCTTGAATACCGCTCCATCAATTTCGTGACTGAGCATCTGGATCAGGAATATTTTCAGGAAACTAGCGTCGTGAACTATCCGGGTAATGAAGTGGATTTCACGCGAATTGTAGAATACAAACATTTCGGGAACCAAAAATCAGCGAAAACAAGTATCGTGAAGGAATATACAGTGGATGATGGTGAGCCCTACTACCCTGTTCCCAATGAAAAAAACCAGTTGATCTACGAGAAATATAAAGAAGAAGCAGATAAACTTACAGACGTTTATTTCGTGGGCCGTCTTGCGAATTACAAATATTTCAATATGGATCAGGCCTTTAAGAATGCTTTGGATTTATTTTCGTCATTAGAAACGCAAAATCTGAAACATCATGCAACAGGAGCCACTTTTTAAAAGCTATTTCATGGGCGGTTTCGAATGCGCAGATCACCTAAACCGCCATGGAGAGCGCGTAAATCTGCTGAAAGAAACTCAACATGATCAGCGCGCCGAAGAAGATTTCCAACTACTTGCAGACCTTGATATTTATACGGTTCGGGAAGGCATTTGCTGGAGCGAAGTTGAAAAAAGACCGTTCGAATATGACTTTTCTGAAGTATTGCAACGGATGCGGGCCGCCGAAAAAAAAGGTATGCAGGTTATCTGGGATTTAATTCATTTCGGATATCCGGATGGCCTCTTCCCAACTCATCCACAGTTTGCGCACAGATTTGTATCGCTTTGCCGCGCATTTGCTGAATTTTATAAACAGAATTCATCAGAGCAGCTGTTGGTGGTTCCGGTAAACGAAATAAGTTTTTTATCGTGGTACTCCGGAGAGAACCGCGGAACAGTGCCGTACGCGATACACAACGGTTGGGACATTAAATATCATCTGTGCAAAGTCGCAATTCTGGGGATTGAGGTGTTAAAAGAAATTCTGCCCGATTGCAAGATTGTAATGGTGGAACCTTTGGTTAAAATTCACTGCAATGGTGACGAACCTGAACATCTGATCCGGAAAAATGAATATCAGTTCGAAGCCATGGACATTATCGGTGGACGCCTCTGTCCGGAACTTGGAGGTAAAGACGAATATCTTGAAATCTTAGGTTTTAATTATTACTGGAATTGCCAGTGGAAAGGCGAAGGCGAAAGCCTGTGCTGGCCAGGACCAGACAGGACACCGCTGCACGAACTGCTTCGGTCAGCCTACGAACGATACCGAAAACCTGTATTTCTCTCGGAAACCGGACATTTCGGAGAGGGCCGCGGTGAATGGCTCAACGAAATTGCGGCGGAATGCCTCACTGCGCAGGAACATGGCGTCGATTTTCATGGAATCTGCCTTTATCCGGTGACCGACCGTCCGGATTGGGATAACCTTGCACTCTATCATAATTCGGGGCTTTTCGACCTGGATTTATCCGGCAACCGCATTCCCGATAACGGTTACATTGCTGCCCTTAAAAACCAACAGGAGCAGCTGGCTTCTTCATTCACTTATTCTTAAATATTAAAAAAATACACAATGGAAACTTCAAAAAAAATAATTGGTATCACCTTCAGCTGCTTCGATCTGCTTCACGCAGGCCATGTGCGTATGCTGGCTGAGGCAAAACAGCAGTGTGATTATCTTATTGTGGGCCTTCAGACCGATCCGACTATCGACAGGCCTGAAAAAAACAAGCCGACGCAAACCGTTGTTGAACGTTACATTCAGCTTAAAGGCTGCAAATATGTTGACGAGATTGTGCCCTATACCACCGAAAAAGACCTCGAGGATATTCTTAAACTCTACCCAATCGATGTAAGGATTATTGGTGTTGAATATAAGGACAAGGAGTTTACCGGCAGAGATTTCTGCGAGAGAAAGAATATTAAACTATTTTATAATGAACGCAATCACCGTTTTTCGAGTACCAATTTACGCAAGGAAGTCTATAAACGAGAAAGTCTTAAACTGAACGGTGCAAGTCATGGAATGGAGAAAATCAGTTGATTTAGTAGACTGAAAACAGCGCTGAATAAACCGTTAACGTTCACAAATAAAATCCAGATGAAAAAATTCTTTTATCATAATGGTCTCTCCATTGTGTTTCTTTCTCTGTTCTTCGTGACGTTTGGCGGACAGATTTATTTCGGAATTCAGGAGCATAACAAAGATCTCGCAGAATGGGGCGGACATCAGGTTAATCTGTGGTCCTACCTGAAATCAGGGCATTTTTTTGAAGCAACATTCGAAAACTGGGAAAGCGAATTTCTGCAGATGGCACTGTTCGTTTGGTTCACGATTTTTCTGCGCCAAAAAGGTTCTTCAGAATCGAAAAAATGCGATGGCGAAACCAATGAAGTAGACCGAGAACCTTCGCCAGGCAGAGAAGATGCTCCGTGGCCTGTTAAAAAAGGCGGTTTGTGGCTTCAACTTTACAAAAACTCGCTTACTTACGTGCTGTTTCTGTTGTTCGTTCTCTCGTTCGTCCTCCATATTTAT
This window of the Flavobacteriaceae bacterium 3519-10 genome carries:
- a CDS encoding N-acetylglucosamine deacetylase, whose translation is MRTLQKIIAVSDKQKTLKEEISLCGIGLHTGRQVTLTIKPAKENTGFVFVRTDLEGQPHVEADVNYVTTTERGTTLEKLGVRIHTCEHLLAALVGCDIDNAFLEMDSAEPPILDGSSKFFVEAIEKAGIEEQNLYREYLVVKEVLSYTDPTTGSDITIIPSETYEVTTMVDFGTKVLGTQNATLKDISEFKDEISSARTFSFLHELEMLLDAGLIKGGDISNAIVYVDKELTPETSDKLKKAFGKDNVSIRPNGILDNLTLNYPNEAARHKLLDVIGDLALVGVKIKGKVIANKPGHFVNTQFAKKLNRQWKLQKKKNVPDIDITKEPVFDINGIMRLMPHRPPFLLIDKILELSDSHVVGLKNVTMNEPYFVGHFPKEPVMPGVLQVEALAQTGGILVLASVPDPENYSTYFIKIDKVKFKKKVVPGDTMVFKIELISPIRRGIVHMQGYGYVGDSIVVEAELMAQVAKNKPD
- a CDS encoding UDP-3-O-[3-hydroxymyristoyl] glucosamine N-acyltransferase; this encodes MHKRQKTFAIFGIFLSLQDMEFTASQIAAFIDGKIIGDENATITGVSPIESCEPGHLSFVAQERFAEYIGKAKCSVLIVSEKLLTAETYPTTVIAVEDAYLSFQVLMNLYKEMQGRKTGIEQGAVFHESATVGEDVYVGAFTCVSEKVKIGDGSQIYPQVYIGKNVKIGKNCIIYSGVRIYDYCVVGDDCVIHSNTVIGSDGFGFQPTKDGYQKIPQLGNVILEDHVEIGSNCSIDRGTIGSTVIGRGTKIDNLIQIAHNVKIGQNNVIAAQAGIAGSTTIGDWNQIGGQVGIVGHINIGNQVKIQAQSGVNSGAKDGDVLYGSPAINAGEYRRNYVHFRNFTEIVKRITAIENTSKNNSSE
- a CDS encoding Deoxyguanosinetriphosphate triphosphohydrolase, translated to MTNKFKIINDPVYGFIKIPYEILYDVIEHPYFQRLRRISQTGLLNLIFPGATHTRFHHALGAMHLMFTALETLKLKGVEVSKEEEKSAMLAILLHDIGHGPFSHALENMLMHSWHHEKLSLLLMEKLNEQFGGELSMAIQMFKGQYHRKFFNQLISSQLDVDRLDYLKRDSFYTGVSEGNVNTQRIISMMNVSDDELVIDAKGIYSIENFLTARMFMYWQVYYHKTSALAEHLLVKILSRAKTLVFEGKTLPASKNLNYFLNKKLFENATEEDIFRFTQLDDTDVIQAMKTWVDNDDFMLSYLCKCIIRRNFPKSIISSKPFDTEFIKEKIERTNTVFKIDIGSQLVDQISISLLPYNTETQPIYLLQKDGCKITLECSENQILSSAINQPNTKFILAFPREL
- a CDS encoding response regulator, whose product is MAKLIWIDDEVDLLKPHIVFLENKGYKVSPVNNVNEALEMIEKENFQLALLDENMPGISGLEAIPMIKNIDSAIKIVMVTKNEEEHIMEEAIGSQIADYILKPVNPNQVLLSLKKNLQEDTLVEQKTILQYQQEFRNLSMELSYMRSYQDWAEYYKKIVNWEIKFDKVSDNEFSDLLQSQKEEANIQFSKFIENNYEEWLHGGEKPMMSHTLFKDKIKTEVEKEKVLLLMIDNLRYDQWKVIEPLFTKFYNKTSEDYYFSILPTATQYARNSFFAGLLPSEIEKRFPNYWFNDNEEGNKNEHERDFLEDQMKRLGLSGKSMKYLKILNADFERKVLDDFNQHKSNDLLVIVYNFIDILSHAKTDNVIVNQLIRDDKTFRSLTYNWFENSSLLKIIKQAAENGYKLVITTDHGTIYVKKPSKVVGDRETSTNIRYKTGRSLTYENSDVWAISNPEKLFLPKGNLSSKYIFAKNNIFLAYPKNYNHFVNYYKETYQHGGISLEEVIIPISILEPK
- a CDS encoding Exodeoxyribonuclease III is translated as MKIISYNVNGIRAAFTKNFVGWLEVADPDIICIQESKAGNDQIDIESFEKIGYHSYWHSAQKKGYSGVGIASKIKPNYVEYGCGIEHYDSEGRIIRADFDDFSVISVYVPSASNIERLGYKMEFCYDFLQYIKNLKKTIPNLIISGDFNICHKPIDIHNPEGLKNASGFLPIEREWLSKFIDECELIDSFRYFNDQPDYYTWWSYRQNSRERNKGWRLDYNFVSNSLKEKLSRAVILKEVFHSDHCPVLVEIKH
- a CDS encoding Amine oxidase, translating into METQVLKTHGNPDYDMIVFCHLRWDFVYQRPQHIISRLAKDYKILVVEEPTPTRLNGHSPLEVREITANIHVFRPPVQSIEKIGAFLKKHLKKQTFPVGWFYSPAFIPVLEHLEFDSVIYDCMDELSLFKGASAHLIDQEKQLLAAADIVYTGGKSLYESKKQKHHNVYCFPSSVDVAHFANENAESIEKPYDLRDIPQPIVGYYGVIDERIDLELLKKTAAKCASTSFVMIGPLCKIEEHDLPKADNIYYLGMKSYEELPAYLHYFDIAMMPFALNDSTKYISPTKTLEYMSAYKPIISTRIKDVVRDYSHCISLVTDENDFADAIEKAPTRDLSAYSEILEKTSWDATAEKMSSIIQKVIA
- a CDS encoding UDP-galactopyranose mutase, with amino-acid sequence MGCNRRKNEFNHTKSNCMTDIDILIVGAGISGATLAERYANIGKKVLIIEKRDHIAGNCFDYLDENGILTSKYGAHLFHTNEKDVWEYVNRFGEWYPWEHRVVARVDDKTVPIPVNITTVNTLFGTNISTEEEMKQWLDNNRVEFSPAKNGEEAVLNRVGPVLYEKMFKHYTVKQWDKYPAELHASVLERIPVRTNYDDRYFSDEFQALPKGGYTKIFEQMLDHPNITVLLNTDYFDVKDQYTGYEKLFYTGPVDRFFEFKKELDKLEYRSINFVTEHLDQEYFQETSVVNYPGNEVDFTRIVEYKHFGNQKSAKTSIVKEYTVDDGEPYYPVPNEKNQLIYEKYKEEADKLTDVYFVGRLANYKYFNMDQAFKNALDLFSSLETQNLKHHATGATF
- a CDS encoding glycerol-3-phosphate cytidylyltransferase — translated: METSKKIIGITFSCFDLLHAGHVRMLAEAKQQCDYLIVGLQTDPTIDRPEKNKPTQTVVERYIQLKGCKYVDEIVPYTTEKDLEDILKLYPIDVRIIGVEYKDKEFTGRDFCERKNIKLFYNERNHRFSSTNLRKEVYKRESLKLNGASHGMEKIS